From one Humulus lupulus chromosome 8, drHumLupu1.1, whole genome shotgun sequence genomic stretch:
- the LOC133795807 gene encoding uncharacterized protein LOC133795807, which yields MVRTRGASSKKISISQSRKVPSPSPPPSMSTTPLSVPTAPTSVGKSCKSKARKKVFSLSHEHPMVFPDISADIVAPPSEVVVPSRAKDLSPLPCDSSLEARAKSKSISSFSKAAAAGLLKFPLKPSQSKKNSVTPKRKLGLDASLSPLSAAKKKLKAHPPSLSSSESDPEEDKSESEATHDTALSDDTVLDIAESEAESDEPEKEDIIPSEQEAESDSDHIASPLPSKAKGKKPISGSTPSPKHSGVNFKPYSSIFCYSDNARDMVLYAQRKFIIERNYVLSDHRPFGVLTMLQHRQWTGSLVKFSSFVDRIVKEFYANLTNEIIEPSSPLYNKVFVRGHWFSFSPQDIALALHLPLDVEDDVDGASLDKDMVITELVGQKMVWPSNTVISVSNLIYTYVVLHKFATTNWKPTSHTATISFDMASFLYKVGTGLGINLALVIHDQIIGFRKGSRKNLNLPFPHVIYKVLSMQKKDLQRDQEDLVAPTTAASYKASAPPTEATVAPSSKKVKPQSLKIASDDIPHASSYVATDSGLVATEIVAVRASVDSLIARVMSIEGLQRSVLEAVQSLSKAPIV from the coding sequence ATGGTGAGAACTCGTGGTGCCTCCTCCAAGAAGATCTCTATTTCTCAATCCCGAAAGGTGCCATCTCCTTCGCCTCCTCCGTCTATGTCAACGACGCCTCTTTCTGTTCCAACAGCTCCCACATCTGTTGGAAAGTCCTGCAAATCCAAGGCTCGCAAGAAGGTGTTTTCGCTCTCTCATGAACATCCTATGGTGTTTCCAGATATCTCTGCTGACATTGTTGCACCACCATCTGAAGTGGTGGTGCCCTCTCGAGCCAAGGACCTTTCTCCTCTTCCGTGTGATTCGTCTTTGGAGGCTAGGGCAAAATCAAAATCTATTTCCTCCTTTTCCAAAGCTGCTGCTGCTGGGTTGCTCAAATTTCCCTTGAAGCCAAGTCAGTCCAAGAAAAATTCTGTGACTCCCAAAAGGAAATTGGGGTTGGACGCGTCTCTTTCTCCCTTGTCTGCTGCCAAGAAAAAATTGAAGGCTCATCCCCCTTCACTGTCCTCCTCCGAATCTGATCCTGAGGAAGATAAGTCCGAATCTGAAGCAACTCATGATACCGCATTGTCTGATGACACGGTTCTTGACATTGCCGaatcagaggctgagtctgatgAGCCAGAAAAAGAAGACATTATCCCCTCTGAACAAGAAGCCGAATCTGACTCAGACCACATTGCATCTCCTTTGCCATCCAAAGCTAAAGGGAAGAAACCTATTTCTGGTTCTACACCTTCACCAAAACATTCAGGTGtaaatttcaaaccttattctTCCATTTTTTGCTATAGTGATAATGCACGTGATATGGTTCTATATGCTCAACGAAAATTTATCATTGAAAGAAATTATGTCTTGAGTGATCATCGTCCTTTTGGTGTGCTAACAATGCTTCAACATCGACAATGGACAGGTTCTTTGGTTAAATTTTCTAgttttgtggatagaatagtcaaggaattctatgccaatcttACTAATGAAATTATTGAACCTTCATCTCCTCTGTATAATAAAGTGTTTGTTAGGGGCCAttggttctctttttctcctcaaGACATTGCTCTTGCTTTGCATCTTCCCCTCGATGTCGAGGATGATGTTGATGGTGCTTCTCTTGACAAGGACATGGTTATCACTGAGTTGGTTGGTCAAAAAATGGTATGGCCATCTAATACAGTCATCTCAGTCTCCAATCTCATCTACACTTATGTTGTTCTTCATAAGTTTGCCACAACAAATTGGAAGCCCACTTCTCACACCGCCACTATTTCTTTTGATATGGCCTCTTTTTTGTACAAAGTGGGGACCGGTCTTGGTATAAATTTGGCTTTGGTTATTCATGATCAAATCATTGGGTTTCGCAAAGGTAGCAGGAAAAACTTGAATCTTCCTTTCCCTCATGTTATTTATAAAGTGTTAAGTATGCAGAAAAAAGATCTCCAACGAGATCAAGAAGACTTGGTGGCACCCACTACTGCCGCTTCCTACAAGGCCTCTGCCCCTCCTACTGAAGCCACTGTTGCTCCTTCCTCCAAGAAAGTCAAGCCCCAATCTTTGAAGATCGCCTCAGATGACATCCCTCATGCCTCCTCCTATGTTGCCACAGATTCCGGACTTGTTGCAACAGAAATAGTTGCTGTTCGAGCCTCTGTTGATTCTTTGATTGCTCGAGTGATGTCAATTGAAGGACTGCAACGTTCTGTGTTGGAGGCTGTTCAATCTCTGTCCAAAGCTCcaattgtttag